One genomic region from Salinicola endophyticus encodes:
- a CDS encoding FGGY-family carbohydrate kinase codes for MAQGYLMGLDGGSSATKAVIFELAGDVVGVGRQSSPLEHPQAHWVERDMETVWAGAAGAIRDALAQAGVSASEILAVGVTAHGDGLYPVDRHGEALGKGITSLDSRAAGVVERWCHAGVHEQALARLGQVPFAFSPVALLAWMRTEQPERFAALGHVLTCKDWLRFKLCGEIATDFTEASSGYTDVHTQRYSREGLALLGIEPVAEALPPIRMPEEIVGQVTAAAARETGLIAGTPVAAGLHDVTASALGLGNVDSDSLTIAAGTFSINEVFSDVPRPDARWATRNGLRPGQWLNMAISPASSSNLEWFHRQWGRPGDGGTAAFLADMEEALEEAFASDSRLVYHPFLYGSPYAEPASAGLFGLQGWHQRGHVLRAILEGVVCNHRVHVDALASRFAIRRTRITGGGSHSPRLAQLFADILGREIETARTQEAAAWGAAICAGVGAGVFPSIAAAAALCEPQQCYRPDPQRQQACQVRFERYQRLVECLRPLWGMLDSQAATHADATEGATPISATSAPTPGEHP; via the coding sequence GTGGCGCAAGGCTATCTGATGGGGCTCGACGGCGGGTCGAGCGCGACCAAGGCGGTGATCTTCGAGCTCGCCGGTGACGTGGTGGGCGTGGGGCGGCAATCCTCACCGCTGGAACATCCCCAGGCGCACTGGGTCGAGCGCGACATGGAGACGGTCTGGGCCGGCGCGGCCGGGGCCATCCGTGACGCGCTGGCGCAGGCCGGGGTGAGCGCCAGCGAGATTCTCGCTGTCGGCGTGACCGCCCACGGCGATGGTCTCTACCCCGTCGACCGCCACGGCGAGGCGCTGGGCAAGGGCATCACCTCGCTCGACAGCCGTGCCGCCGGGGTGGTCGAGCGCTGGTGCCACGCAGGCGTGCACGAGCAGGCGCTGGCGCGTCTCGGCCAGGTGCCGTTCGCGTTCTCGCCGGTGGCGCTGCTGGCGTGGATGCGTACCGAGCAGCCCGAGCGTTTCGCTGCCCTCGGCCACGTGCTGACCTGCAAGGACTGGCTGCGGTTCAAGCTGTGCGGCGAGATCGCCACCGATTTCACCGAGGCGAGCAGCGGCTATACCGACGTGCACACCCAGCGCTACAGCCGCGAGGGGCTGGCTCTGCTCGGTATCGAGCCGGTCGCCGAGGCGCTGCCGCCGATTCGCATGCCGGAGGAGATCGTAGGCCAGGTCACTGCGGCGGCGGCACGCGAGACCGGCCTGATCGCCGGCACCCCGGTGGCCGCCGGTCTGCACGATGTCACCGCCAGCGCGCTGGGGCTGGGCAACGTCGACAGCGACAGCCTGACCATCGCCGCCGGCACCTTCAGTATCAACGAGGTGTTCTCCGACGTGCCGCGCCCCGATGCGCGCTGGGCCACGCGCAACGGTCTGCGGCCGGGGCAGTGGCTCAACATGGCGATCTCGCCGGCGTCGTCGAGCAATCTCGAGTGGTTCCATCGCCAGTGGGGGCGCCCCGGCGATGGTGGCACCGCGGCCTTCCTGGCCGATATGGAGGAGGCCCTGGAAGAGGCCTTCGCCAGCGACTCGCGGCTGGTCTATCACCCTTTCCTGTACGGCTCCCCTTATGCGGAGCCGGCCAGCGCCGGGCTGTTCGGGCTGCAGGGCTGGCACCAGCGTGGCCATGTGCTGCGCGCGATCCTCGAAGGCGTGGTCTGCAACCATCGCGTGCACGTGGATGCGCTGGCCTCGCGCTTTGCCATCCGGCGCACGCGGATCACCGGCGGCGGCAGCCATTCGCCGCGTCTGGCGCAACTGTTCGCCGACATCCTGGGTCGCGAGATCGAGACTGCGCGGACCCAGGAGGCCGCCGCCTGGGGGGCGGCGATCTGTGCCGGTGTCGGCGCCGGGGTATTCCCCTCGATCGCCGCGGCGGCGGCGCTGTGTGAGCCGCAGCAGTGCTACCGCCCCGACCCGCAGCGCCAGCAGGCATGCCAGGTGCGTTTCGAGCGCTATCAGCGTCTGGTCGAGTGTCTGCGCCCGCTATGGGGCATGCTCGATAGCCAGGCCGCGACGCATGCCGACGCAACGGAAGGCGCGACGCCCATTTCCGCTACCTCTGCGCCCACCCCGGGAGAGCACCCATGA
- a CDS encoding glycerol-3-phosphate dehydrogenase/oxidase, giving the protein MTSHHADTPDARQATRERLANDPNVEVLIIGAGINGAGLFRDLALQGVDVLIVDKQDFCAGASAAPSRLIHGGLKYLETGEFRLVAQSTRERNLLLRNAPHVVHPLRTAMPTHSWFGGIWPSLKRFLRRPAKIDDRGVLISEVGLTLYDFFGRHFRSMPRHSVLFGRRVRESLPDVRNDVKALHTYYDAAITQAERLGFELIDDGCRAHRGALALNYTTLDSVTLDSETLDPVAGQQSGQGGTEGATLRFSDAEGEAFEVRPRIVINAGGAWIDEINRLLGRETAYIGGTKGGHLIVDVPEIRRQLDGRMIYFGTPDGRICLIYPFMQHVLVGATDIRCDDPDQAVCDDDERDYMLEAVRYLFPDLDIGAERVRYRYSGVRPLPRSDADDPGQISRDHAVREDRLGEVPLLSLVGGKWTTFRGFAAEVADDVLARLGRRRDLSTEQLAIGGGHGYPQDEAARDLWLGRVAAACGGDRRRAITLLERYGSRGEAVAAHCEAIAEGQQPLASLPDYRAGEIDFVCRFERVERLGDVLFRRLPIALSARLTAAVVAEVATHCGTALGWSAAAREAEIARAHAIASEHHGVDLGPFDAAESADSVSQTETGAGAERGEAR; this is encoded by the coding sequence ATGACATCCCATCACGCTGATACGCCAGATGCGCGCCAGGCCACACGTGAGCGCCTGGCGAACGACCCCAATGTCGAGGTGCTGATCATCGGCGCCGGCATCAACGGCGCCGGGCTGTTCCGCGATCTGGCGCTGCAGGGCGTCGACGTGCTGATCGTCGACAAGCAGGACTTCTGCGCCGGCGCCAGCGCCGCGCCGTCACGGCTGATCCACGGCGGGCTCAAGTATCTGGAGACCGGCGAGTTCCGGCTGGTGGCGCAGTCGACCCGCGAGCGCAACCTGCTGCTGCGCAACGCCCCCCACGTGGTCCACCCGCTGCGCACGGCGATGCCGACCCACAGTTGGTTCGGTGGCATCTGGCCCTCGCTCAAGCGCTTCCTCCGCCGCCCGGCCAAGATCGACGACCGCGGCGTGCTGATCAGCGAGGTGGGGCTCACCCTCTATGACTTCTTCGGTCGTCACTTTCGCAGCATGCCGCGCCACTCGGTGCTCTTCGGGCGTCGGGTGCGCGAGTCGTTGCCGGACGTGCGTAACGACGTCAAGGCGCTGCACACCTACTACGACGCGGCGATCACCCAGGCCGAGCGGCTCGGCTTCGAGCTGATCGACGACGGCTGCCGCGCCCACCGCGGGGCGCTGGCGCTCAACTACACGACCCTGGACTCCGTGACTCTGGACTCCGAGACCCTCGATCCCGTGGCCGGCCAGCAGTCGGGGCAGGGCGGTACCGAGGGTGCCACCCTGCGCTTCAGCGATGCCGAGGGTGAGGCCTTCGAAGTGCGCCCGCGCATCGTGATCAACGCCGGCGGCGCCTGGATCGATGAGATCAACCGGCTGCTGGGGCGCGAGACGGCCTATATCGGTGGCACCAAGGGCGGCCATCTGATCGTCGATGTGCCCGAGATCCGGCGTCAGCTCGATGGCCGCATGATCTACTTCGGCACCCCCGACGGGCGGATCTGCCTGATCTATCCGTTCATGCAGCACGTGCTGGTGGGGGCGACCGATATCCGCTGCGACGACCCCGATCAGGCGGTATGCGACGACGACGAGCGCGACTACATGCTGGAGGCGGTGCGCTATCTGTTTCCGGATCTGGATATCGGCGCCGAGCGGGTACGCTACCGCTATAGCGGTGTCCGCCCGCTGCCGCGCAGCGACGCCGACGACCCCGGCCAGATCAGCCGCGATCACGCCGTGCGCGAGGATCGCCTCGGCGAGGTGCCGCTGCTCTCGCTGGTGGGCGGCAAGTGGACCACCTTCCGCGGCTTTGCCGCCGAGGTGGCCGACGACGTGCTGGCACGGCTAGGACGCCGGCGCGACCTGAGCACCGAGCAACTGGCGATCGGTGGCGGCCACGGCTATCCCCAGGACGAGGCCGCCCGCGATCTCTGGCTGGGCCGGGTGGCGGCGGCCTGCGGCGGCGACCGGCGCCGCGCGATCACGTTGCTCGAGCGCTACGGCAGCCGTGGCGAAGCGGTGGCGGCGCACTGTGAGGCCATCGCCGAGGGCCAGCAGCCGCTGGCCTCGCTGCCCGACTATCGGGCGGGAGAGATCGACTTCGTATGCCGCTTCGAGCGTGTCGAACGGCTCGGCGACGTGCTGTTCCGGCGCCTGCCCATCGCGCTTTCGGCGCGGCTGACGGCCGCGGTGGTGGCGGAGGTGGCGACACACTGCGGCACGGCGCTGGGCTGGTCGGCGGCAGCGCGGGAGGCCGAGATCGCTCGGGCCCACGCCATCGCCAGCGAGCATCACGGCGTGGATCTGGGCCCATTTGATGCCGCCGAGTCTGCGGATTCCGTATCGCAGACGGAGACGGGTGCGGGTGCAGAAAGAGGAGAAGCGCGATGA
- the metK gene encoding methionine adenosyltransferase: MSEYSLFTSESVSEGHPDKIADQISDAVLDAIIARDKQARVACETLVKTGVAIVAGEISTTAWVDLEELVRRVILDIGYTSSDVGFDGETCGVINLIGKQSVDIAQGVDRSKPEDQGAGDQGLMFGYATNETDSYMPAPIHYSHRLVERQAELRKNGTLGWLRPDAKSQITFTYGDDGKPNGVDAVVLSTQHDPEISQEELRKAVEELIIRDVLPAAWIHAGTRFHINPTGKFVIGGPVGDCGLTGRKIIVDTYGGMARHGGGAFSGKDPSKVDRSAAYAGRYVAKNVVAAGLADKCEIQVSYAIGVAEPTSVSINTFGTGKIAEAKIIELVREHFDLRPYAITRMLDLLHPMYRLTAAYGHFGREPFETSYTWTDVNGERQTETFTAFPWEKTDRAEALRAAAGL, from the coding sequence ATGAGCGAATACTCTCTATTTACTTCCGAATCTGTCTCCGAAGGCCACCCCGACAAGATCGCCGATCAGATCTCGGACGCGGTGCTCGATGCCATCATCGCCCGTGACAAGCAGGCGCGCGTGGCCTGCGAGACGCTGGTCAAGACCGGCGTGGCGATCGTCGCCGGCGAAATCTCCACCACCGCCTGGGTCGACCTGGAAGAGTTGGTGCGGCGGGTGATCCTGGATATCGGGTACACCTCCTCCGATGTCGGCTTCGACGGCGAGACCTGCGGCGTGATCAACCTGATCGGCAAGCAGAGCGTGGACATCGCCCAGGGCGTCGACCGCAGCAAGCCGGAGGATCAGGGTGCCGGCGACCAGGGGCTGATGTTCGGCTACGCCACCAATGAGACCGACTCCTACATGCCGGCGCCGATCCACTATTCGCACCGACTGGTGGAGCGTCAGGCCGAGCTGCGCAAGAACGGCACCCTGGGCTGGCTGCGCCCGGACGCCAAGAGCCAGATCACCTTCACCTATGGTGATGACGGCAAGCCCAACGGTGTCGATGCGGTGGTGCTCTCGACCCAGCACGACCCGGAGATCTCCCAGGAGGAGCTGCGCAAGGCGGTGGAGGAGCTGATCATCCGCGACGTGCTCCCCGCCGCCTGGATCCACGCCGGCACCCGCTTCCATATCAATCCCACCGGCAAGTTCGTGATCGGCGGCCCGGTGGGCGACTGCGGCCTGACCGGGCGCAAGATCATCGTCGATACCTATGGCGGCATGGCGCGTCACGGTGGCGGTGCCTTCTCCGGCAAGGACCCCTCCAAGGTCGACCGCAGCGCCGCCTACGCCGGACGCTACGTGGCCAAGAACGTGGTCGCCGCGGGGCTCGCCGACAAGTGCGAGATCCAGGTCTCCTACGCCATCGGCGTGGCCGAGCCGACCTCGGTGTCGATCAACACCTTCGGTACCGGCAAGATCGCCGAGGCCAAGATCATCGAGCTGGTGCGCGAGCACTTCGATCTGCGCCCTTATGCGATCACTCGCATGCTCGACCTTCTGCATCCGATGTATCGCCTCACCGCGGCCTATGGCCACTTCGGGCGCGAGCCGTTCGAGACCAGCTACACCTGGACCGACGTCAACGGTGAGCGCCAGACCGAGACCTTCACCGCCTTCCCGTGGGAGAAGACCGACCGCGCCGAGGCGCTGCGCGCCGCCGCCGGTCTCTGA